The Candidatus Dormiibacterota bacterium genome segment CGCGGAAGACGCCGCTCTGTTTGAGCATGGCATCGACGAGCGTGGTTTTGCCGTGGTCGACGTGGGCGATGATTGCGACGTTGCGGATATCAGGACGGGTCTTCACGAGGGAAGTTCTACCACAGAATACGCCTTTTGCGCTACCGCCTAGCGCGCCCGCTAGGCACGCGGGAGCGTAAACCAGAAGCTCGTGAGCCGCTCCGGCTCGCTTTCGAAGCCGATTTGGCCGCCCATTTTGGTGACGAGTTCCCGGCAAATGTAGAGGCCTAGCCCGATCGAGCCATCGTCCAAAGCAAGGTGGCCAAACCGAGTAAAGAGCTTGCTTCGGTCCTCTTCGGCGATCCCGGGCCCTTCGTTGACCACCGCGATCGTCACCCGATCCTCGGAGCCGTGCACGTCGATGTGGATGGGGCTATCGGGATAGCTGTACTTCACGGCGTTTTTGAGCAGGTTGGTGAGAATCTGCACGGTTCGCCCAACGTCCGCCAACATCGCCGGGACGGGCTCCAGATAGGCCGCATGAAAAGTGCGCTCCGGGTGCTCGCTACGAATCCGCGCCATCGATTCCTCGAGAATCGGGACCGGATCGACCGGCTCGACCCGCAGGGAGAGATGCCCCGCCTCCATCCGCGAAAGCAGCAAGAAGTCCTCGAAAATGGACGAGAGCCGCATCGTGGAGCTTGAAAGCACGCCTCCTGGCGTCGCTCGGCGCCCCGCGATTCAAAGTGCGTTTCGAAGAGGGCGCTCGCGCCCCGGATGGCGGCTAACGGCGAGCGTACTTCGTGCGAGATCATGCTGAAGAACTCGTTTTGAACGCGGGCGTTCTCTTCGAGGATACGGCGGCGTTCGATCTCGGCCTGATGGGCGCGCGTGTTCGCGAGCGCGAGCCCGACCAAGTTGACGAAGAGCTGCATTTTGCGCAGGGTCTCGCGAGAGGGCACCTTGCCGTCCGTAGGGGCATCGGCGGAGAGGTAGCCCAGCATCTGGCCGTCGTGGTCCGGCAGCACCAGAGCAAGCGTGTCGCGTTCGTGCCAGGCCCCGGGGGCACTCCGTAATTCATCGAGCGGACGATATCCCGTATAGATGCTTCTGGCCCAGAACGTCTCGTGCTCGGCCGGGGTGTAGTAGCAGTTGGGAAGCACTTGGGATTGTGGCTCGAGGAAGCCCAAAATGTCCTCGCGGACGATGCGCTCGCCCAGGCGCGTGCGGACGATCTCTTCGGGAAACCCGTGGAGGACGCGGCGAAACAGATCTTCGCCCGGGGCATCGGCGGCGACGATGGTGACGTAGGTGAACCCGAACAGCTCCGAAACGGCGCGCGCGATCTGCTCGAGCGCCGGACCGATCTCCTGCGCGGCAAGAATGTCGTGCGTGATCGAGAGCAGGCGTTGGAGCAGCTCGGCCTCGGCCTGGCGGCCCTCTTTCGTCGAAGTCATCGCCCTATAGGTATCGGCATAATCGCGACGCGAGCGGACGCAAGGCCCCCACATCTTCACCGGAAAGGCCGCTGTGCTTGCCCGGACCCTGGGTTCGTGCCCGCGCTCGCGCACGCTATATTTGGAACGCGCGAGCGCCCGATTACGCGCCGCGTAAATTGCAGCAACGGAGCGTTGCGCCTTCGCGTCTTCTCAGGCCGGCCGCAGCGCTGATTTGGGCGTTCGCATCAAGTCTATTGCAGGATGGCTGTGAGGCAGCTAACAAGCTATCCTGGGATTTCCAGCCATATCGTTGCGCTACATAGCAGAGGAATTGAGTACGATGAACAAACGGATACTTGCGGCCGTGGGCCTTTTACTAGGGCTCGCATTGGGCATGACGCCCAGCGCTCGCGCCGCCACGCCGACCCTGGCGCCGTTCGATTTCAATAACCCGACGTTTACGCATAGCCATCCGTTTGCGAAAGCGCATGTCGTCATTCAGGTGAGCCAAGATTCGCCGGCCGTGTGGACGCTGACGCTGAACAATGCGAAGAATCTGCTCGATTATTTCGGGCCCGAGCAAGTGCAGGTCGTCGTTGTCGCATACGGGCCGGGGCTGAAGATCCTGTTCGACAAGAGCCCCGTCGCGCAGTACATCGCATCGCTCGATGCCGAAGGCGTGGAATTCGACGCCTGCCATAACACGTACGAAGCATTCACGAAAGCGCTCGGCAAAGCGCCGGTCCTGGTTCCCCAGGCCGTTATGGTGCCCGCCGGCGTCGTACGCATCATGCAACTCGAACAGCACGGCTTCGATTACATCCGCCCGTAAAAACATTCAGCAACCCGCGCTTCACGGCGCGGGTTGCTCCATCACGGCACATGGGAGCGTACGGGTCTGGTGGCTCGCACGGTCTTCAAATCCCCGACCAGGGATGTTGACGTATCCCATCTAGTGCTGGAGGCCCTTATTTAGTGCTTAAATAGGGGTAGTAATTTCCCGTTCCGTCCCAACCTGTAGTGCCTAAATCGGGCTGGTCCGTTAGACAGGCGCTAGACGGAAAACACCAGGCTTCGCAAAGAAGATCGCCGTCTCAAAATCGCTATCGTTCACTGGTTGCGTTAGCGTACTAGGAGAGAAGGATGGATGCTTTCCAGATTGACGATATTGCGCTACGTAAAGTGCTCGTCCAATTTTGTCATATGCACCTGCTTTCTTCCGAAGCCCCGGTCAAGATGCACGCCAGGCCAGCGCCAGAGGTAATGCGTTTTGTTGTGGGCGCTTTGAAAATACGACCAAATGCTGGTGAAGAGTTTAGTAAGGCGGAGCAGAAGCGCCTGAAGCGCACAATTTATCCCTTGTATCGTCGAACATGGTTGGACCTCGGTGGAAGTCCTGAGGAGCGTCCGGGGCCGGATCACAGGCGGCGCAGGCGGCACGGAAAATACAAACTAATGTGGCCAAACCAGCGGAAGCAATCGGGCCATGTTGAGATGACAGATCGTGATGCAACGATCCGAAGCCTTCGTCGGAGAATTACGCTCACGGAACGAAAAATCATGGAATCGGAAAAGGACCGTTCGACTAACATCAAGTTACTAAAGAGACTAAAAGTCGATCTCGCCAAGATGGTGGGTTCGAGTTCGTCTCAGCCGGAGAAGAAACCATTGTCAGTCCAACTTCCTCGGCAAAACTATGGAGAAGACACGTAGTC includes the following:
- a CDS encoding ATP-binding protein; the protein is MQILTNLLKNAVKYSYPDSPIHIDVHGSEDRVTIAVVNEGPGIAEEDRSKLFTRFGHLALDDGSIGLGLYICRELVTKMGGQIGFESEPERLTSFWFTLPRA
- a CDS encoding histidine kinase dimerization/phospho-acceptor domain-containing protein; the encoded protein is MTSTKEGRQAEAELLQRLLSITHDILAAQEIGPALEQIARAVSELFGFTYVTIVAADAPGEDLFRRVLHGFPEEIVRTRLGERIVREDILGFLEPQSQVLPNCYYTPAEHETFWARSIYTGYRPLDELRSAPGAWHERDTLALVLPDHDGQMLGYLSADAPTDGKVPSRETLRKMQLFVNLVGLALANTRAHQAEIERRRILEENARVQNEFFSMISHEVRSPLAAIRGASALFETHFESRGAERRQEACFQAPRCGSRPFSRTSCCFRGWRRGISPCGSSRSIRSRFSRNRWRGFVASTRSALFMRPIWSPSRRCWRTLGEPCRFSPTCSKTP